The Chryseobacterium shigense genome segment AAAACTGTCTGATTACAGGTAATTTCATTATTGTATTTCTTTAAAAAGATTAATTAAGCTCTCAGCCTGGTTGCTCTGTACCTGGTTAACCAATTCACCGTTTTTAAAAACTGCGAAAGTAGGAAGGTTATCAACAGTTGCTAATTTTCTGCTTTCAGGAAGTTTTTCGGCATCCACATATAAAAATGGAATTTCTTCGTTTTCAGAGGCTAATTTTTTGAATTTAGGCTTCATGATCCTGCAGTTTCCACACCATGTTGCACCATACTGAACAACTACTTTTTCATTGTCGTTTACGATATTCTGTAATGTATCTTCTGTTAATTCTGTGTACATAATGATAATTTGAAAATTTATTAATTTGAAAATGTGTTAATTGGCAAAGACAGAAATTGTTTCCTTGCAATTTGTGTGAAAAATAAAGAGAAATGAGATAATTTTATATAAATCCTGAGATTAATTTTCAAATTATCTCATTTTCAAATTAACACATTATTTTAGTTCTTAGCTAAATATTCTGCTGTAGAATTTCTGTCTGCTTTCATTGCATCTTTTCCTTCTTCCCAGTTTGCAGGACAAACTTCACCGTGCTTCTGAACGTGAGTGTAAGCATCGATCAGTCTTAAATATTCTTTTACGTTTCTTCCTAAAGGCATATCGTTTACAGACTCGTGGAAAATTTTTCCGGTTTCGTCGATAAGGTAAGTTGCTCTGTAAGTTACGTTAGAACCAGTGAACGTTTCTTCACCATCTTCATTGTATTCGAAATCCTGATCTACAATTCCTAGAATGTTGGCCAATTGTCTGTGAGTATCAGCTAAAAGCGGATAAGTTACCCCTTCGATACCTCCGTTATCTTTTGCAGTGTTCAACCATGCGAAGTGTACCTCGTTGGTATCACAAGAAGCACCGATTACTTTAGTGTTTCTTTTTTCGAATTCACCTAAAGCATCCTGGAAAGCGTGAAGCTCCGTAGGGCATACAAAAGTGAAATCTTTCGGATACCAGAATAAAATTACTTTTTGCTGGTTGGAAGTAGCTTCTTCAAGGATGTTGATTCTAAGATCGTCACCCATTTCAGACATGGCATCAATGGTTACATTTGGGAATTTTTTTCCTACTAAAGACATAATTTTCTGTTTTTATATTAAATTTTCTTGTGCAAAGATATAAATGTTTTATCTATTGAACAAATCAATATTGATAAATAAAATCTATAATTGTTTTCAATGAATATGAAGGAAAAAAGCCCTGAAATCAGAGCTTTTTGTTTACTTTATACTAATTTTTATTCAGTCTAATTTATTATGAATTGAACGGAGCCAATACATCTTTGATTCTTTTCATAGCTTCCCTCAGGTCTTCCTCAGATGCTGCATAGGAGAACCTTATACATTCAGGACTTCCGAAAGAAACGCCGCCTACAGAACCTACATGCGCATTTTCCAATAAGAACATGGCAAAATCATCAGAATCCTTGATTTCCATGCCGTTAAGGTTTTTTCCGATATAATAGGAAATATCCGGGAAGAAATAGAAAGCAGCTTTTGGAAGCAATACTTTAAATCCTGGAATTTCCTTCATCAGGTCATACACAATATCCCTTCTTTTCTGGAACGCATCAATCATGTATTTATATTCAGAAGGATCTGTTTTTAAAGCGGTAATAGAGGCCCTCTGTGCCATTGTATTCGCTCCGCTGGTCATTTGTCCCTGGATCTTTTCACAGGCCTTTGCCAGCCATTCCGGGCATGCAGAGTAACCTATTCTCCATCCTGTCATGGCAAATGCCTTAGACATTCCGTTGATTACTGCAGTCTGCTCGTATACTTCAGGGAACTGGGCGATAGATGTCGTTTTTGTTTCGTAGTTAATGTACTCATAGATCTCATCCGAAATTATGGTCACATGAGGATATTTTGCAAGTACTTTTGCCATAGATTTTAGCTCATCATATGTATAATATCCGCCGGAAGGGTTACACGGAGAACTGAAAAGGATAGCTTTGGTTTTATCCGTAATAGCTTCCTCAAGCTGTTCAGCGGTTATTTTAAAATCTGTAACATAAGATGTCGGAAGCATTACCGAAGTTCCTCCCATCATTTTTACCATTTCGTCATAGCTTACCCAGTAAGGAGCAGGAAGCAATACTTCATCACCGTCATTGATAACGGAAGCAAGTACATTCAGGATAGCCTGCTTAGCTCCGTTGGAAACACAGATCTGTGTTGGTTTATATTCAAGATTATTGTCTCTTTTTAATTTGTAAGCTATTGCTTCACGAAGTTCAGGAAATCCGGGAACAGGAGAGTAGTGGCTGTAATTCTGGTTGATTGCATCAAAAGCGGCTTGTTTGATATTATCCGGAACATCAAAATCCGGTTCGCCAAGAGTAAGACTGATCACGTCAATGCCGGCGGCTTTCATTTCTCTTGCTTTGTTCGACATTACGAAAGTCTGTGAGTAACCTAATCTTTTTACTCTATCTGAAAGTTTATCCATATGATGTTTTTGAATTTAAACAAATATATAATAAAAACGTTTTGCCGGGAAATAAAAGTAGAGCCGGATAACAGATTTTTGTCAGGTTTTCATTTTTTTTACCATTACCTATTTGTTCTTTTGAAAATCTCTTTTCTATATCCGGAACTTAAAATTTGAATAAAGCCAATAAAAACTTATTTTTGCAGATTATAATAATTCATATGGCAATATCGTTACTATTAAAATACTTTCCTGATCTTACAGAGAAGCAGATTGAGCAGTTTTCCCAACTGGAGGAGCTGTATAATGAGTGGAATGAAAAAATCAATGTAATCTCAAGAAAAGATATGGAATCGCTGTATGAAAAGCATGTTTTGCATTCTCTGGGAATTGCTAAAACTATGGAATTTGCACCTGGTACGAAAGTGCTGGATATTGGAACCGGAGGCGGTTTTCCGGGTATTCCGCTGGCGATCCTGTTTCCGGAGACAGAGTTTACCTTAGTTGATTCTATCGGAAAGAAAATAACCGTAGTAAAAGCAGTTGCAGAAGGAATCGGGCTGACGAATTTAACGGCCATTCACGGAAGAGCTGAAAAAGTAAAAGAAAAGTTCCATTTTGTAGTGAGCCGAGCTGTAACCCAGATGCCGGAATTCCTGAAATGGCTGAAAGGAAAATTTGAAAAAGAACAGTTTAATCCCAAACATAATGGAGTTTTATATTTAAAAGGCGGTGATCTTGCTGAAGAGCTGGCCGGAATTAAATGTGAAATCTTCAACCTTAAAAACTATTTTGATGAAGAATTTTTTGATACTAAAAAAGTGATTTACGTATCAAAAGGCAATTTTAACTCTTGATTTTTTTAAATCGAGTGATAATTTTTGCTGAATATTCATTGATAATCAGTAAATTTAAGGTTATGAAAAAACTTTTAAATATTGGATTTTCTGCATTGCTTTCAGGGCTGGTTTTTATCTCCTGTGAAGATGATAATTACGAGACTGTACAATCCATAGGAAAAATCAAGATCGATAGTGTGAAGATCACGAAGGATACTATGGATGTATTTTCAGTACAGAGCATTAAGACGTATTCTACATATTCGTCCCAATGTGAAGGGTTTTACGGATATGATTATATCCATGACAGTAGCCTGGAAAGATCTGTTACTTCCTATAAATATACTACGGATGGTCCGTGTACTCAGGAAACTCACATAGGAATCAACCAGATCAAATTCAGCCCGCGCGAGACAGGAACCTATACATTCAGATTCTGGAACGGCGGCAACAACTGGATCACCAAAACAATTGTAGTTGAATAATAATGAAATTGATTTCTCTTGGCTTATTTCTCTTCGCGAATGCCTTTTTCGGGCAGAAAATTATCTGGCAGGAAGACCGTAAGCTGGCGTGGGATAATTTTAAAAGTGCAGTGAGCAGAAAGAATAATGCTGATGTGATAGCCTATACACATTGCGGCTGGGAATATTCCGTAGTAAAATCTACCAATCCCGGATCTCCCGTTAAAATTGAAATCAATGCTATTTTTAACGAAGACAAATCCTGGAAAGATGTAAAAAGAATAAACGATTATATTTTACTGCACGAACAGAAGCATTTTGATATTGCAGAACTGTTTGTGAGGAAATTCAGAAAGGAAATAGAAGAAAAGATCAAAAATTCAGGGGATTACAATAAAAAATTTACAGCAGTTTACAGTAAAATATCAAACGATTACAAAAATTTTCAGATTTCCTATGACAAAATTACGGAACATGGGATGAATAAAGAAAAGCAGGCAGAATACAATACCCTTATTGCTGAAGAACTGAACAACTTAAAAAGCTACAAAGCCTCTTGAAATTTCTCAATAAAATTATCCACGAACTGCTGGCCCAGAATACAGACCTTTCGGAGTTCAATATAGTTCTGCCCGGAAAACGTCCCATCGTATTTATAAGGCAGATTCTGGAAGAAAATAACTATTCGGGCTTTCTTCCCAATTTTTTTACCATAGAAGAACTGATC includes the following:
- a CDS encoding thioredoxin family protein, translated to MYTELTEDTLQNIVNDNEKVVVQYGATWCGNCRIMKPKFKKLASENEEIPFLYVDAEKLPESRKLATVDNLPTFAVFKNGELVNQVQSNQAESLINLFKEIQ
- a CDS encoding peroxiredoxin; translated protein: MSLVGKKFPNVTIDAMSEMGDDLRINILEEATSNQQKVILFWYPKDFTFVCPTELHAFQDALGEFEKRNTKVIGASCDTNEVHFAWLNTAKDNGGIEGVTYPLLADTHRQLANILGIVDQDFEYNEDGEETFTGSNVTYRATYLIDETGKIFHESVNDMPLGRNVKEYLRLIDAYTHVQKHGEVCPANWEEGKDAMKADRNSTAEYLAKN
- a CDS encoding pyridoxal phosphate-dependent aminotransferase, with translation MDKLSDRVKRLGYSQTFVMSNKAREMKAAGIDVISLTLGEPDFDVPDNIKQAAFDAINQNYSHYSPVPGFPELREAIAYKLKRDNNLEYKPTQICVSNGAKQAILNVLASVINDGDEVLLPAPYWVSYDEMVKMMGGTSVMLPTSYVTDFKITAEQLEEAITDKTKAILFSSPCNPSGGYYTYDELKSMAKVLAKYPHVTIISDEIYEYINYETKTTSIAQFPEVYEQTAVINGMSKAFAMTGWRIGYSACPEWLAKACEKIQGQMTSGANTMAQRASITALKTDPSEYKYMIDAFQKRRDIVYDLMKEIPGFKVLLPKAAFYFFPDISYYIGKNLNGMEIKDSDDFAMFLLENAHVGSVGGVSFGSPECIRFSYAASEEDLREAMKRIKDVLAPFNS
- the rsmG gene encoding 16S rRNA (guanine(527)-N(7))-methyltransferase RsmG → MAISLLLKYFPDLTEKQIEQFSQLEELYNEWNEKINVISRKDMESLYEKHVLHSLGIAKTMEFAPGTKVLDIGTGGGFPGIPLAILFPETEFTLVDSIGKKITVVKAVAEGIGLTNLTAIHGRAEKVKEKFHFVVSRAVTQMPEFLKWLKGKFEKEQFNPKHNGVLYLKGGDLAEELAGIKCEIFNLKNYFDEEFFDTKKVIYVSKGNFNS
- a CDS encoding DUF922 domain-containing protein, giving the protein MKLISLGLFLFANAFFGQKIIWQEDRKLAWDNFKSAVSRKNNADVIAYTHCGWEYSVVKSTNPGSPVKIEINAIFNEDKSWKDVKRINDYILLHEQKHFDIAELFVRKFRKEIEEKIKNSGDYNKKFTAVYSKISNDYKNFQISYDKITEHGMNKEKQAEYNTLIAEELNNLKSYKAS